In Malus sylvestris chromosome 16, drMalSylv7.2, whole genome shotgun sequence, the following are encoded in one genomic region:
- the LOC126607696 gene encoding uncharacterized protein LOC126607696 isoform X1: protein MGSGGSKATTSSALPSSTSSFGGNGRNRRRRSKSICRRLFKSSSCLRLRTKSRSHDCDNEHQVCDHQNKEIRNNAPCASLNDTEPDHANIECFRKVKVEQPDEMPCITPNVELNEWAQASITDAASIIASSSAQPSATPTLNPSSHFLSCFSFIPGNVSFRLSRATSVGSSRSYPLSSTSLTILNNEDELHLHARPASSLIDTDESQQANGFLPESRVNRIPTHIYNHTSGNVQLNTPGSVFSDHLQDNQTNSSRRAVGRNTNGAIMGVGVNSCSTRIHNEIGSNRTRPSDRRSGAREPVERNVRFSRTLSVGRLRDRVLRRSSLSDLTFSSLQQEVRDTNQRDGTQSLEPEGNVVNSENGSGYSPSNMSSSLFGIQDYGVETSRPREARYHDLLEHRSNFLERRRRIRSQVRALQRLGSRFENISGHERSCILSGQQRTGRCTCRTSNRDARPNDDNSARASISRIVMLAEALFEVLDEIHQQSVVLSSRPSVSSIGSVPAPNEVVESLPVKLFSKLQKNQYEEAAQCYICLVEYEEGDRMRILPCHHEFHKTCIDKWLKEIHRVCPLCRRDICRSDASPAEN from the exons GATCCAAATCCATATGCCGCCGACTATTCAAGTCGTCATCTTGTCTGCGACTTAGAACCAAATCTCGATCTCACGACTGCGACAATGAACACCAG GTTTGTGATCATCAGAACAAAGAAATCAGGAATAATGCTCCATGTGCAAGCTTGAATGACACAGAGCCAGATCATGCAAACATTGAATGTTTCAGAAAGGTCAAAGTTGAACAACCTGATGAAATGCCTTGTATAACTCCAAATGTTGAGCTGAATGAATGGGCTCAGGCTAGTATCACTGATGCTGCTTCCATAATTGCTAGCAGCTCTGCCCAACCTTCTGCTACTCCAACTTTGAACCCTTCAAGTCATTTCCTTTCTTGCTTTAGCTTCATTCCAGGTAATGTAAGCTTCAGGTTGAGCCGGGCAACAAGTGTAGGGTCATCCAGGTCTTATCCTCTATCTTCGACAAGTCTCACAATACTGAACAATGAGGATGAGCTTCATCTACATGCAAGGCCTGCTAGCAGTTTGATAGATACAGATGAAAGCCAACAAGCCAATGGCTTTCTTCCAGAATCACGTGTTAATAGGATCCCAACACATATTTATAACCACACTTCTGGCAATGTACAATTAAATACTCCGGGATCTGTTTTTTCTGACCACTTGCAAGATAACCAAACAAATTCTTCTAGACGTGCTGTTGGTAGAAATACTAACGGTGCAATAATGGGGGTTGGTGTAAACTCGTGTTCTACTAGAattcataatgaaatagggaGCAACAGAACAAGACCTTCTGATAGGCGTTCAGGAGCTCGGGAACCTGTTGAACGGAATGTTCGTTTCAGCAGAACCTTAAGTGTTGGAAGACTTCGTGACAGGGTACTACGTCGATCATCATTATCTGATTTAACGTTTTCTTCTTTGCAACAAGAAGTGAGAGATACAAATCAGAGAGATGGTACACAGAGTTTGGAACCTGAAGGTAATGTTGTAAACTCCGAAAATGGGTCTGGTTATTCTCCATCTAATATGTCTAGTTCATTGTTTGGCATTCAAGACTATGGAGTGGAAACATCAAGACCAAGAGAAGCTAGGTATCATGATCTACTTGAACACAGATCAAATTTCCTAGAGCGGAGGAGAAGAATACGATCTCag gtTCGTGCACTTCAGCGGTTGGGGAGCCGCTTCGAAAACATATCTGGACATGAGAGGTCTTGTATCTTATCTGGTCAACAGAGAACAGGTCGTTGTACATGTCGTACGAGTAATCGAGATGCCCGTCCAAATGATGACAACAGTGCTAGGGCTAGCATATCAAGAATAGTTATGTTAGCTGAGGCTTTGTTTGAG GTTCTGGATGAAATTCACCAGCAATCTGTGGTTTTATCTTCCCGACCTTCTGTATCTTCAATTGGATCTGTTCCTGCTCCGAATGAAGTTGTGGAATCTTTGCCTGTCAAATTGTTTTCGAAGTTGCAAAAAAATCAGTACGAGGAGGCTGCACA ATGCTACATATGCCTTGTGGAGTATGAAGAAGGAGACAGAATGAGAATACTGCCTTGCCATCATGAGTTTCATAAAACTTGTATTGACAAGTGGCTCAAGGAGATTCACAG GGTGTGCCCGCTCTGTCGCAGGGATATCTGTAGATCTGATGCATCGCCTGCAGAGAACTGA
- the LOC126607696 gene encoding uncharacterized protein LOC126607696 isoform X2, whose protein sequence is MGSGGSKATTSSALPSSTSSFGGNGRNRRRRSKSICRRLFKSSSCLRLRTKSRSHDCDNEHQNKEIRNNAPCASLNDTEPDHANIECFRKVKVEQPDEMPCITPNVELNEWAQASITDAASIIASSSAQPSATPTLNPSSHFLSCFSFIPGNVSFRLSRATSVGSSRSYPLSSTSLTILNNEDELHLHARPASSLIDTDESQQANGFLPESRVNRIPTHIYNHTSGNVQLNTPGSVFSDHLQDNQTNSSRRAVGRNTNGAIMGVGVNSCSTRIHNEIGSNRTRPSDRRSGAREPVERNVRFSRTLSVGRLRDRVLRRSSLSDLTFSSLQQEVRDTNQRDGTQSLEPEGNVVNSENGSGYSPSNMSSSLFGIQDYGVETSRPREARYHDLLEHRSNFLERRRRIRSQVRALQRLGSRFENISGHERSCILSGQQRTGRCTCRTSNRDARPNDDNSARASISRIVMLAEALFEVLDEIHQQSVVLSSRPSVSSIGSVPAPNEVVESLPVKLFSKLQKNQYEEAAQCYICLVEYEEGDRMRILPCHHEFHKTCIDKWLKEIHRVCPLCRRDICRSDASPAEN, encoded by the exons GATCCAAATCCATATGCCGCCGACTATTCAAGTCGTCATCTTGTCTGCGACTTAGAACCAAATCTCGATCTCACGACTGCGACAATGAACACCAG AACAAAGAAATCAGGAATAATGCTCCATGTGCAAGCTTGAATGACACAGAGCCAGATCATGCAAACATTGAATGTTTCAGAAAGGTCAAAGTTGAACAACCTGATGAAATGCCTTGTATAACTCCAAATGTTGAGCTGAATGAATGGGCTCAGGCTAGTATCACTGATGCTGCTTCCATAATTGCTAGCAGCTCTGCCCAACCTTCTGCTACTCCAACTTTGAACCCTTCAAGTCATTTCCTTTCTTGCTTTAGCTTCATTCCAGGTAATGTAAGCTTCAGGTTGAGCCGGGCAACAAGTGTAGGGTCATCCAGGTCTTATCCTCTATCTTCGACAAGTCTCACAATACTGAACAATGAGGATGAGCTTCATCTACATGCAAGGCCTGCTAGCAGTTTGATAGATACAGATGAAAGCCAACAAGCCAATGGCTTTCTTCCAGAATCACGTGTTAATAGGATCCCAACACATATTTATAACCACACTTCTGGCAATGTACAATTAAATACTCCGGGATCTGTTTTTTCTGACCACTTGCAAGATAACCAAACAAATTCTTCTAGACGTGCTGTTGGTAGAAATACTAACGGTGCAATAATGGGGGTTGGTGTAAACTCGTGTTCTACTAGAattcataatgaaatagggaGCAACAGAACAAGACCTTCTGATAGGCGTTCAGGAGCTCGGGAACCTGTTGAACGGAATGTTCGTTTCAGCAGAACCTTAAGTGTTGGAAGACTTCGTGACAGGGTACTACGTCGATCATCATTATCTGATTTAACGTTTTCTTCTTTGCAACAAGAAGTGAGAGATACAAATCAGAGAGATGGTACACAGAGTTTGGAACCTGAAGGTAATGTTGTAAACTCCGAAAATGGGTCTGGTTATTCTCCATCTAATATGTCTAGTTCATTGTTTGGCATTCAAGACTATGGAGTGGAAACATCAAGACCAAGAGAAGCTAGGTATCATGATCTACTTGAACACAGATCAAATTTCCTAGAGCGGAGGAGAAGAATACGATCTCag gtTCGTGCACTTCAGCGGTTGGGGAGCCGCTTCGAAAACATATCTGGACATGAGAGGTCTTGTATCTTATCTGGTCAACAGAGAACAGGTCGTTGTACATGTCGTACGAGTAATCGAGATGCCCGTCCAAATGATGACAACAGTGCTAGGGCTAGCATATCAAGAATAGTTATGTTAGCTGAGGCTTTGTTTGAG GTTCTGGATGAAATTCACCAGCAATCTGTGGTTTTATCTTCCCGACCTTCTGTATCTTCAATTGGATCTGTTCCTGCTCCGAATGAAGTTGTGGAATCTTTGCCTGTCAAATTGTTTTCGAAGTTGCAAAAAAATCAGTACGAGGAGGCTGCACA ATGCTACATATGCCTTGTGGAGTATGAAGAAGGAGACAGAATGAGAATACTGCCTTGCCATCATGAGTTTCATAAAACTTGTATTGACAAGTGGCTCAAGGAGATTCACAG GGTGTGCCCGCTCTGTCGCAGGGATATCTGTAGATCTGATGCATCGCCTGCAGAGAACTGA
- the LOC126607696 gene encoding uncharacterized protein LOC126607696 isoform X3, which produces MGSGGSKATTSSALPSSTSSFGGNGRNRRRRSKSICRRLFKSSSCLRLRTKSRSHDCDNEHQVCDHQNKEIRNNAPCASLNDTEPDHANIECFRKVKVEQPDEMPCITPNVELNEWAQASITDAASIIASSSAQPSATPTLNPSSHFLSCFSFIPGNVSFRLSRATSVGSSRSYPLSSTSLTILNNEDELHLHARPASSLIDTDESQQANGFLPESRVNRIPTHIYNHTSGNVQLNTPGSVFSDHLQDNQTNSSRRAVGRNTNGAIMGVGVNSCSTRIHNEIGSNRTRPSDRRSGAREPVERNVRFSRTLSVGRLRDRVLRRSSLSDLTFSSLQQEVRDTNQRDGTQSLEPEGNVVNSENGSGYSPSNMSSSLFGIQDYGVETSRPREARYHDLLEHRSNFLERRRRIRSQVRALQRLGSRFENISGHERSCILSGQQRTGRCTCRTSNRDARPNDDNSARASISRIVMLAEALFEQSVVLSSRPSVSSIGSVPAPNEVVESLPVKLFSKLQKNQYEEAAQCYICLVEYEEGDRMRILPCHHEFHKTCIDKWLKEIHRVCPLCRRDICRSDASPAEN; this is translated from the exons GATCCAAATCCATATGCCGCCGACTATTCAAGTCGTCATCTTGTCTGCGACTTAGAACCAAATCTCGATCTCACGACTGCGACAATGAACACCAG GTTTGTGATCATCAGAACAAAGAAATCAGGAATAATGCTCCATGTGCAAGCTTGAATGACACAGAGCCAGATCATGCAAACATTGAATGTTTCAGAAAGGTCAAAGTTGAACAACCTGATGAAATGCCTTGTATAACTCCAAATGTTGAGCTGAATGAATGGGCTCAGGCTAGTATCACTGATGCTGCTTCCATAATTGCTAGCAGCTCTGCCCAACCTTCTGCTACTCCAACTTTGAACCCTTCAAGTCATTTCCTTTCTTGCTTTAGCTTCATTCCAGGTAATGTAAGCTTCAGGTTGAGCCGGGCAACAAGTGTAGGGTCATCCAGGTCTTATCCTCTATCTTCGACAAGTCTCACAATACTGAACAATGAGGATGAGCTTCATCTACATGCAAGGCCTGCTAGCAGTTTGATAGATACAGATGAAAGCCAACAAGCCAATGGCTTTCTTCCAGAATCACGTGTTAATAGGATCCCAACACATATTTATAACCACACTTCTGGCAATGTACAATTAAATACTCCGGGATCTGTTTTTTCTGACCACTTGCAAGATAACCAAACAAATTCTTCTAGACGTGCTGTTGGTAGAAATACTAACGGTGCAATAATGGGGGTTGGTGTAAACTCGTGTTCTACTAGAattcataatgaaatagggaGCAACAGAACAAGACCTTCTGATAGGCGTTCAGGAGCTCGGGAACCTGTTGAACGGAATGTTCGTTTCAGCAGAACCTTAAGTGTTGGAAGACTTCGTGACAGGGTACTACGTCGATCATCATTATCTGATTTAACGTTTTCTTCTTTGCAACAAGAAGTGAGAGATACAAATCAGAGAGATGGTACACAGAGTTTGGAACCTGAAGGTAATGTTGTAAACTCCGAAAATGGGTCTGGTTATTCTCCATCTAATATGTCTAGTTCATTGTTTGGCATTCAAGACTATGGAGTGGAAACATCAAGACCAAGAGAAGCTAGGTATCATGATCTACTTGAACACAGATCAAATTTCCTAGAGCGGAGGAGAAGAATACGATCTCag gtTCGTGCACTTCAGCGGTTGGGGAGCCGCTTCGAAAACATATCTGGACATGAGAGGTCTTGTATCTTATCTGGTCAACAGAGAACAGGTCGTTGTACATGTCGTACGAGTAATCGAGATGCCCGTCCAAATGATGACAACAGTGCTAGGGCTAGCATATCAAGAATAGTTATGTTAGCTGAGGCTTTGTTTGAG CAATCTGTGGTTTTATCTTCCCGACCTTCTGTATCTTCAATTGGATCTGTTCCTGCTCCGAATGAAGTTGTGGAATCTTTGCCTGTCAAATTGTTTTCGAAGTTGCAAAAAAATCAGTACGAGGAGGCTGCACA ATGCTACATATGCCTTGTGGAGTATGAAGAAGGAGACAGAATGAGAATACTGCCTTGCCATCATGAGTTTCATAAAACTTGTATTGACAAGTGGCTCAAGGAGATTCACAG GGTGTGCCCGCTCTGTCGCAGGGATATCTGTAGATCTGATGCATCGCCTGCAGAGAACTGA
- the LOC126607696 gene encoding uncharacterized protein LOC126607696 isoform X4: MGSGGSKATTSSALPSSTSSFGGNGRNRRRRSKSICRRLFKSSSCLRLRTKSRSHDCDNEHQVCDHQNKEIRNNAPCASLNDTEPDHANIECFRKVKVEQPDEMPCITPNVELNEWAQASITDAASIIASSSAQPSATPTLNPSSHFLSCFSFIPGNVSFRLSRATSVGSSRSYPLSSTSLTILNNEDELHLHARPASSLIDTDESQQANGFLPESRVNRIPTHIYNHTSGNVQLNTPGSVFSDHLQDNQTNSSRRAVGRNTNGAIMGVGVNSCSTRIHNEIGSNRTRPSDRRSGAREPVERNVRFSRTLSVGRLRDRVLRRSSLSDLTFSSLQQEVRDTNQRDGTQSLEPEDYGVETSRPREARYHDLLEHRSNFLERRRRIRSQVRALQRLGSRFENISGHERSCILSGQQRTGRCTCRTSNRDARPNDDNSARASISRIVMLAEALFEVLDEIHQQSVVLSSRPSVSSIGSVPAPNEVVESLPVKLFSKLQKNQYEEAAQCYICLVEYEEGDRMRILPCHHEFHKTCIDKWLKEIHRVCPLCRRDICRSDASPAEN; this comes from the exons GATCCAAATCCATATGCCGCCGACTATTCAAGTCGTCATCTTGTCTGCGACTTAGAACCAAATCTCGATCTCACGACTGCGACAATGAACACCAG GTTTGTGATCATCAGAACAAAGAAATCAGGAATAATGCTCCATGTGCAAGCTTGAATGACACAGAGCCAGATCATGCAAACATTGAATGTTTCAGAAAGGTCAAAGTTGAACAACCTGATGAAATGCCTTGTATAACTCCAAATGTTGAGCTGAATGAATGGGCTCAGGCTAGTATCACTGATGCTGCTTCCATAATTGCTAGCAGCTCTGCCCAACCTTCTGCTACTCCAACTTTGAACCCTTCAAGTCATTTCCTTTCTTGCTTTAGCTTCATTCCAGGTAATGTAAGCTTCAGGTTGAGCCGGGCAACAAGTGTAGGGTCATCCAGGTCTTATCCTCTATCTTCGACAAGTCTCACAATACTGAACAATGAGGATGAGCTTCATCTACATGCAAGGCCTGCTAGCAGTTTGATAGATACAGATGAAAGCCAACAAGCCAATGGCTTTCTTCCAGAATCACGTGTTAATAGGATCCCAACACATATTTATAACCACACTTCTGGCAATGTACAATTAAATACTCCGGGATCTGTTTTTTCTGACCACTTGCAAGATAACCAAACAAATTCTTCTAGACGTGCTGTTGGTAGAAATACTAACGGTGCAATAATGGGGGTTGGTGTAAACTCGTGTTCTACTAGAattcataatgaaatagggaGCAACAGAACAAGACCTTCTGATAGGCGTTCAGGAGCTCGGGAACCTGTTGAACGGAATGTTCGTTTCAGCAGAACCTTAAGTGTTGGAAGACTTCGTGACAGGGTACTACGTCGATCATCATTATCTGATTTAACGTTTTCTTCTTTGCAACAAGAAGTGAGAGATACAAATCAGAGAGATGGTACACAGAGTTTGGAACCTGAAG ACTATGGAGTGGAAACATCAAGACCAAGAGAAGCTAGGTATCATGATCTACTTGAACACAGATCAAATTTCCTAGAGCGGAGGAGAAGAATACGATCTCag gtTCGTGCACTTCAGCGGTTGGGGAGCCGCTTCGAAAACATATCTGGACATGAGAGGTCTTGTATCTTATCTGGTCAACAGAGAACAGGTCGTTGTACATGTCGTACGAGTAATCGAGATGCCCGTCCAAATGATGACAACAGTGCTAGGGCTAGCATATCAAGAATAGTTATGTTAGCTGAGGCTTTGTTTGAG GTTCTGGATGAAATTCACCAGCAATCTGTGGTTTTATCTTCCCGACCTTCTGTATCTTCAATTGGATCTGTTCCTGCTCCGAATGAAGTTGTGGAATCTTTGCCTGTCAAATTGTTTTCGAAGTTGCAAAAAAATCAGTACGAGGAGGCTGCACA ATGCTACATATGCCTTGTGGAGTATGAAGAAGGAGACAGAATGAGAATACTGCCTTGCCATCATGAGTTTCATAAAACTTGTATTGACAAGTGGCTCAAGGAGATTCACAG GGTGTGCCCGCTCTGTCGCAGGGATATCTGTAGATCTGATGCATCGCCTGCAGAGAACTGA